DNA sequence from the Polyodon spathula isolate WHYD16114869_AA chromosome 19, ASM1765450v1, whole genome shotgun sequence genome:
CAACATCAGTGTTTGATGGCGTAGCATCGTCAACTTCCATGTCAGATACTACTTCAGGTAGTGTCACGGAGAGGAGTACTAATGCATTTACTAGTGAAGTTGCCACTACTTTGTATACCACAGATTCCGCCAGTGGTTCTTCTTACCCATCGCCAACTGCAGTAACAGATAAGACAAGTACTGCTACAGCGGTATCATCATTTACAAGTGCCTTTCCAACAATGGCATCTACCCTGCCATCTAGTACAGGAGATACTACAAGTGGACCTCTTCCAACTGAAAATGGAACCGGCGTAGTTACTGGAACACAGACCACTGTTTCGTCTTTGGTCACTACCCATACGACTTCTGGGTCTTCAGATTTTACATCAGTTCATTCATCAGTAGAGCCAACATCTACATGGTCTCCTACAGAGTTCACTAAGTGGTCATCTACGTTGGCCACTACATCACCAACGGAAGTAACTTCGACTGTTTCCTCTTCTGTTACTACTAATGCTACATCTGGTTCACTTACATCACCAGGGAATTCATCAACAATGCCAACGTCAGAGCCATATACGGGTACAGAGTCTATAAATGGGTCAACTACATTGGCCACTACAGACTGGCTCTCAAGAAGTACTGAAGTGTCTTCCACCAAACCTGAAGATACTACAGAGGTCTCCACATTCAAGACCTCCACAGAGCCTACGATTTCTAGCACCATCACATCTGCTAATACATCACCAACTGCAAATGTTACCACTTCTGCTATTACAGATGCAACAGCAATGGCTAACTCATCATCGACTTCAGATATCACAGTTTCCAGCACATTCAAAACACTTGTGACACAAGACACATCTTCTGAAAGTGAGCTCACGTCAACTGTTTCACCAGTTACCACCCCACAAGGACTTACAACAATGATAACAcccaacacaacaaacacacagacaacttTGTCTTCCTCGGTATCAGTAAATTCCTCTTCCACTACTGAATCTGTAGGGTCCACAGCTTCTATGACAACACTCGAAGTGAAGCCAAATGAGACTACACCTGACCAGACCACAATTTACCTTTCTTCTACAGCCAGCAACATTAACATGACAACTGTTTCAGAAGTGAAACCAAATGAGACTACACCTGACCAGACCACAATTTACCTTTCTTCTACAGCCAGCAACATTAACATGACAACAGTTTCAGAAGTGAAGCCAAATGAGACTACACCTGACCAGACCACAATTTACCTTTCTTCTACAGCCAGCAACATTAACATGACAACTATTTCAGCTTCTCCATCAACAGAATCACCCACCACATTGTTAATACAGTTTTCTAGCCCTATATCAGCTTCTGAAAGTACAGAGACAGCAACTTCAGAAACAATCAGCCCTACTGAAAGAACCACCTCCATGTTGTCTTCACCTTCTGCTTCACCTGAGGTTTCTACATTCCAAACACATTCCACTGAGCCTCCACTTTCCAGCTCCATGACAGCCTCCCATACATCACCAACAGAAATACCTTCTACTGTTTTTCCAACTGCAAATGTTACCCATTCTCTCATTACAGAGGAAATGACTACAGGAGACATAGCCCCAACTTCAGGGTCTACTGTTTCCAGCTCATTAGCGACTGAAGGAACATCTCCGGAAAGTGAAACCACGCCAAGTGTTTCATCACTTACTTCAACAACCGTACCAGTCAACACCACAACAGCTGACACAGTTGAGACGACATCAACACAATTGACACCAGCAAGTACAACACACACGACACACGTTACTGTCACAAATGTGACCCCTCCATATACACCAACAGCCACTCTTGCAACACCCACAACTACTATGGTCAGCACAATACAAACAGATACACCACCTATCACAACAACACAATTAGTTACTGACACAGAGGCGGTAGTGACTTCTGGAGGAACATCCATAACTACAGAGACCACGAAAATCTCCTCATCCCCTTTAGTTACAATAACCGGAGCCTTAACTTCCATGATTACTATGTCATCGCAAACAACCAGGGACACTGCTTCCACTGTGCAAAGCACAACACGACCTCCCAGTACTACCGCAGTAAAGCCTCCACTGGAATGCAAAATTACTGAAAGAATTTGGGTGAAAACAGGTATGGATTGTTTAATGTTGCCTGCGTGTTACCATTAGATACCACTGTTTtatcatttacagtatattttgggGATTAAAATGCAATATCTGATAGTGaccatttatttaattgtagTGATGGATGTGCAATGTTCATTGCAGGTAAAGGCATTTTTTGTGGGATTATTATGTACGCCACAGACAATGAAATTAAATTAACCACCTAGGAAATGTGTATTCTGCCATACAGCTGAGGGTTTTTTTCCTGTGACTTCAGTTATCTAGATGAATTGACTTTCCTGGTGTCTATGGTTAAGGtctatttaaagctgcagtttatCATAATGATGTTCAGTTAAGCACTAAAATATATGTTGTTAATGCTACAATACATAGAAGATTGTTGCATATACAGGTTCTTCTGGTAAAGCTCAAGATGCTTAATAGAAATTCAAAAGGGGATTGTATTTTTTCGAAATTTTTCGGATTCACCAACAAGAATGCTATTTTATTCTTGGACTTACATACTGTGCTATTTAAGGAGCAAAGTAAAGACAAAGAGCAAAGCAAAGCTGCTTAATTAGCTTTAGATTTGATACTTCATTGGCTTCTGATTGTGTGTTTCTTTCCACAGTTTTGTCTCTGAACTTAAGGAGAAACAGAGTCGATGATGCACTTAAACAGAATCTTAGGACTGGACTCACACAGGCATTGCAGAATGCTTTCAACAGCAGCGAAGTACATGCTCAGGTCAGCAGAGTCCCCTTTATAAACTCTAACAGGGTTTAAATGTGTTTAGGCTTGAATGAGCATTGACTAGTTTATTTTCTTCTTGATTGAACTGAGTAGATAACAACAATAAGCACTGTGCCTGTCTCCCTTGACAAGATTATTAATAAACTACACTTTTAAAGGTCTAAGTGAGAAATATACCTATGAAAGATTTTTCTTTAGGGTAGGTGCAAGAAGCATAAAGAGTAAATGAAGCAGTTACTGCTATCTGTTAATGACAATTGCAGAACTACTTGTACTTCAGGGAtgccaaaaataaacattaaacatttccACTGCTTAAACCCATAAGCATCCTGCTCCAATGACCTTCCATCCCTATCATTCAGGTCTCAACAAGAATGCTAAATAAAGCATGATCAGTGCACATAAGCAGGAAAAGGCCAGCGCTAAACATTTGTATCACACTTAATACTATTCTAAGTGAGAGTTTCTCTCAGGTCTGTGTCTTCCTGCAGGTGGAAATGGTTTTAGTTTTAGCACACAGCTATGCCCTTTAACACAGAGCAGTGACAATGCTGCTTTGGGTTGCCACTTTCTATCCAGACTTTGATTGAGAAAGACTGGATTGTttaaccggggggggggggggggggggtcaaaaccGTTCTTCTTTTCCTTCATTTCAGTGTCATTCAATCTTGGGatctttctaaaaagaaaaaatacatttagagccACGAGCTTACGCTATCGATCTTCAGGTTGAAAGAACCTTAAAAAAAGCTCAATAGGTAAAAGAGAACATTTGTTGAGATTTACTGTACTCTAGAAAACACAGTAACCAGGGAACAAAAGGTGTAAAAACAATTCAGGCATTATAACCTGTGTTTTCTGACACAAGCCTTCACTTGAATGGTAAAATTGTACGTTCCCATTCATGCATTTTATGAATTTCATCTGCAAGTGTGCAGACTGGCACAAAACCCATCCATCCATTCCCTTTGAATACCTTCAAAACAGTGGGATTAAGGTGTAGTTTCACTTCAAGGCTAAATGAAATACAATCTCACAATAAGGTATTCACTAGAACTGAGCAAGTGCCAAATATATAGATATTCATCATCATAAGAGTGCATGAATACCCACTTGTTAGAATGTGCTTCAGCAACTTGAAAGAGTATTTATTCAGTAGATTATTGTGGAGTTTGAAGTGTTTGACTGAAAACATAAATGCAGTCtcagaaatattacattttactttctaTTTCAGAGTACAAGTGTAATTGCAGCTTTTATAATGGTGAAAACCTGTTTTGAAAGCTTATTGTTTGTGTGAGGGGGTGAGTCACATTAGATGACTATGTTTCTGTAACTGATAATATTGCTTTAGTAACCACAGAGCAACTAACCCTTTCAAAATTCATAAGAAGTGAAAACACAGGGCTCTGCACACTAGACCTGGTCTTGTGtcagtatttgaaatatttcttgACTGTTGTTCTCTGTCTTATACTGTCGCTGCCAGGCAGTTATTCAGATATCTAGACACATTGTTCGACATAATTGAATGCCTCTACCCAGGAGCAATAGACTGGAAGTCAACAGATGGATGTTCCAAAACTAATGTTggtgaagataaaaaaaaaattaaattcagacAGAGAGATACaagtacaatacagtatttttttccctttatttaactaggtagtcacattgagattaaaacctcttttacgagtgagacctagccaagcaggtagcaacAAGTCAATCGGCCAAGAAGAAcaatacacagtaaaatacagttaagacacaggcaaatcacatttaaaacaataatcaaaatacacaaaagtggTCAACtatctaaaacaattacaactctcagtcacaaaatcatgcagtacttttaaattgcaataaagataatCTGGTTCTgtagctttagtttggactggaactcattctaggaccatggggcataataaccaaaggatcctttaccagcctcagtacgcacatttgggattttaaaatgcaaaaaagaatgagatctgaggctatggttattATGGGatgctataaggtattcatttaaataagagggtaatttaCATAGAATAGCCTAacataccagaatataccagtgcttcaacctgcgtaaagccaaagaagtccatcctaccaaatcgtataatatacaatgatgaatattaaatcttgtatttgtattgtacctcaatatAATGAGTCCAGTttatctaaagttgatggtgatgcaaacctatatactgcatcaccatagtcaatttgcggcaaaaacaaacaagcaataaggctcttttttgtttccatagaaAAACAAGATTTGTacaaaaaacccaaaataaatttcagtttttttgcaagATGTTCAATATGAGCCTTAAAATCCAGATTCCTATCCAACCAGATACCCAAAATACTTGTATTTATCAACAAACTCAATGTCCTTGTGATCTAAAGTAACTGAAGTTAGAGTCACAGGATCAGTTTTCCTTGCAGCAGAGAACACCATAGCTTTAATCTTACTGGAATTAAAAAGAAGCTTTAAATCAATTGAAGCTTTTTGAATGGAATCAAAATCAGATTGTAAATTACTAACTGCCAAGGTTAAGGACGAATTGCATGAATATAGAATGCTATCATCAGCATAGGGATGGTATACAATAGTTCAACTTATTTAATTCATATAATACATTACAAACAACAGAATACATACAGCAAtagaaaacaaagcaatttattaAGTGTTACGACATCACTTTGAAAACCTTTTAAGCTGATCAAATACTTTACTGAGCGTTTGTTTCAATGTGTTATTTTGATGGTCTATAAAGATAATAAATGAGAAATTCATGTCTTTTTATAGAAAGTATCACTTTAGAGAAGATAACACCATCTATAAGGACTCACAATGTTAtatgtaatgtacagtaactgTAAAGCTAGTTTAGGACtttgataataatattaatattttattaataggaATATTTTGGATTTCTGGGTGATGAAGACCTAATGCTTTATGACAGGAAGGTGAATTGGATTGATCAAAACAGTGACAGAACTAAAGaatttaaatactaaaatatcaCCAGTCCTGGAATTTATTTATGATTTCCACAACAGCTGTATTAAGATCTGCTACCATTTAGatgaactgaacaaaaaaatacagtgtcGATACAAAGCTGTAAACTATGATTTTCTTGGTCAAGTTCCTTTATGGGCACCTCTATCAATATCAATGATATAAAACacagttattgtttgttttcacacGTAAAGTTTACTTTATGTTTACAAAGCATTTGATCAGAGATGCCTTTCCAGGGATTGGCACACATAGTTTTATTCTTCTACTTAAAAGTCCAGGTATTTATAATAGTAGATTTGTCTTCTATCTGAACATATTACATAGCTTTTAACTTGGTAATGAATACCATTTTGTACCCAATAATAATCACATCATATAGGTTATCAGACTGGCTGGCAAACAATAACTTTACCAGCAATATTGCAAAGTGGGTGATACCTAATGTTATTGAAGATTATGCTTTGTTTGCATGCTGTGCATCTTGCCAGAGGTAATATTCCAAAGTATCTCATCTGGCTCTTTTTATTGCTTTTAGATTGAGTCTTTGACAGGCACAACTAATGTGACAGTTGGTTACTACGCTACAAACGACAGAACTGTCTACATCACAGCTGTTGTCATTAAAGCGTTAACTGATTATGGGGATCTGATGAGTGACATTAAACAGCATGTGACTAACGTTCAGTCACTGCCCATCCCTGTGGCTCCCTGGATCCCTACTCCTGCTGTCTGGATGCAGCTTAAGACGGGTAAGAACAAGATGCTCGAGGGATTCTCACGGGGAGCCCTTCAGTGTGATTAAGTGGGGCTTTCAGGGACCCCTAGGAACTCTTTTTATTTTGAATCGGAATGTTTTTAAGTAGTCTGTGGTACTGTGTGGCTTAATCAGTTTGCAGCCAACTACATTAAagtaattgggggaaaaaaaactaaaaaaacccaaacacttgATGAAGCAAAAATCTGGATTGTAAGAAAAGAATCCAGctgattttatttgttaaaatgctGTTCTATAATTATTCCACATATACCAGTAACCCCTTTATTTTACTTGCCTAGATAGTAAAAGGGTCTGTCCTTACCTGCACCTACTTACAGGATTTGCTAGaaattaaacaatgaaacaaaaataacaaaatgcttTAAATGACCTTTACTGATGGTTTCCATGCCTGCCTGTGGTTGCCTTTGGTATGTTGCTTATAATATTACAGAGCATGAATGTTAATCATGATCTTCATATAATTAAAGGATGACGGGATAAGACTAATCTGTTTATATGCTTTTGAATAGATTTAAATTGCATTCGATTGTGGTTTCGCTTATTTAAGCCATGATTGAAATTATGTAAATCTATTATTAAACGACTGGTCCTGTATCATCTCCAGTCCTCAGGTTTGTGGGAGCAGCAGACAATATCCAATCCTGCAACTTTGTTCAGACCATGGAGCAAAGGTTGCAGAATGCATTCGCAGAAGCAGAGTCAAAGGTCTTGAATGCAAACAACAACCTCACTGTTCAGGTAAATGActtccttttttgtattttgacaaCTCAATTAAATGGGATCAAATGGGGGCGATAAACACTTTTCCACAAAAATGGATGTGGATCTGTGACAAGCTAAGGTAAAAATGTGCAACAATGAAGGGTGGCATACTGTACGATGTTAACAGCTTCAAAACGTCTTAGTTTAACTCATTGCTACTCAAAAGTGCCTATGAAATAATGCAAACATCCTATAATAAGCCTATGAATATCATGGAGTTTTAATATATTctattaaagtagaaaaaacattgGAAGATCAATCAAGAACCCCAGGTGCTTCAGTTGGGAGATATCTAACCGTGTTAAAAAAACATATCATGTGAATGTTGAAGAGCCCACCAATGATTTAATAcctgttctttttaaatttgaCAAGGAAATTACTAAAAAAGGTAGGGAGTAGTAACGAATATTGGTTTCACATGACCACTGATCCCTTTTAACAAACTGAATATAACACTGATGTTTCTGTTTAAGCTTTAGAGCATTTTTTAAAGAGGATCCTGTTCCTAAAAGCATGACTCAGctcttgtttctgtttcttttccaTTAGATTTTGAGCACATCTCAGTCGGCTGAGTCCCCAGCTGTCACTTTGATCTATGTGGTGCAGAACCAGAGTGTGATGCTGAATGGAACAACCTCCAGCTCCCTCCTCAATCAGCTTACCGCAGAACTAGTGGGCTATTACCTCTTCTTCCCACCGCTGATCATTGCTGAACGTAAGTGTCATCTTAAAGACCATCTTAAAGACCATCTTAAAGACCATCTTAAAGTCTAGACCAGGATTGGGGAACCCatgttcctggagggccggtgtccctcctggtttttgttccaactgtgccctaaattacttaattaggcCAATAATTGGTAATAgttggtccaattaaataatttagggcacagttggaacaaaagccaggggGGACGCTAGGATTCCCCACCCCTGGTCTAGAATATAGATTAGATAGATAGTGAGTTTATCAAATGATTAAACTGGAGGTCAGGTTGGTTTGCCTCATTATTCAGGTGAAATGCTTTCTTTAGAAGTCCATGGAGAGTCCTCAGCATCCAACCATGTCAGAACGGGTTTATTAACAAGGCATCCAggattatttattgtttaccaATTAGTAAACATATCTGGACAGCAGTGCTTCTTATCTGTGAGTGAGAACAGAAAGGGTACTTTATTTATTGTCACTGCCTCCTGTTCTTATGTAAGGCTTAGGGCTAGGTTCCCAGATTTTCCATGTTACATTCGGAGTTGTGTCATCCACATTGTTACTATCTGTTCCTTAAAGGTAGAatggaaataattttaaaagcttgttaTTCCCTCACTCTTGTGTCTTTCATGTTATCTGTATTTCAATTATTGTCTTGCTTCTGCTTTTCAGCAAATCATTGAAACTTTAAGCTCAGAAAGATTTGTACATAGCCACAAGCCTAGCTGCTGAAGACCATTTCATATAGCCTTGGTTTGGAATCCCACAAGGTCATTGGATTATTACGCTCACCTACAACACCTGTGCAAGCTTTCCTGCAGACAATTGCTTTGTAAATGCAGATTGATTTAATTGCTGCTATTAACTATCCCTAGGCTTGGTTTACCTAGGCTATTTGAAAAGGTCTTCCGGAGCTAGTCTTGTGGCTACTGTGTGAATCTTACTGAGCTAAGACTTTTCAAAATGAGTGATGAAAGACAGAAACAAGACTGTAATTGGAAACCAGGTAACATGAAGGACATATGGGTTCTGTAAGAGAATGGTCCCTTTTGTAAGCCCTTTCCATTCTACCTTTTAAGTGACTTTATCATTGCTAAATTCTTCACCGTCACCTCTCAAATCAGCACCTGTGGACCAGTATAAGGCCAGTGGCCAAGTTATGAATGCAAGTACTGTAAATCTCCATagcaaaaataaaatccattaccAACCCAATTAGTGTCCTAACTTGAAAAGGGtgcttttttattgtagttttgttAAAGAAGACCAACTTCATACCCATTTTGAAGATACCATCTTTTCTAGATAGAAAGGGAATTTCAAGCAATAAGTGTTTCCTACAGCTATGCACAATCACTTCTCTTTGTGTCCCAACAGTGGGTTATCTGTGAAGGATAATTTACCACTGGCTGATGAGATTAATTCATTTCTAAGACAGTAAAATTAGTTAAAAAGATAAAAGCAACATTGTTTTCATATAATGTGTTTGCATATCAAAGACCATAATACTGGTAAATAATTTACTTCAAGGGTTTGAAGGAAGAACCCGTTGTACTTCGAATTTAGTAGAACTCCtcactgtgttctgtgttgtatgggagtgaacaaaacagatttttttttgtttttaatttgctaaAGAAATGTTTGCTTAGCTGATGCTGTTATTCTGGTCACATTTCACACTTTGGGAGGCAGTTTTCCTTGAATACCAAGATAAAGCACTggcacagtatacagtactgtaccaaaTAACCAGGGCATATCAGATATGATGCAGCTGCATTGCTCTACGttaggggtctccaatcctggtcctggagagccagtctccctcctggtttttgttccagctgtaccaTTAAGTGCTtgttagaagcttaattggtccaattaattaatttagggtacagttggtaCAAAAAAAAGGAGGGACACTGGCCATTCAGGGCCAGgatggagacccctgctctacatAATTGTCaattaattcaataaaatgtaacTGTAACTATTACTTcacattttattctgaaaatcaagcagccaaaaaaaaaaaaatctttatttttagaatttcCACTGAACTTGATACAAACTGCTTGTAATCTTTTTCGGCGACTGTTGTCCATTTACAAATTAGGCAGATTTTAAAACTCCCGGATTGTCTACTTCAAAGTTGCCTGCAATGATGCAGTGCAATGATCTGTCTGTTCTCTTAGTTGTTTGCAGCTTTACACAGCTGTGCTTTCAGTGAGAGACTCTTTGATACAGCAGCAAGGGTGTAGGGGTGTACGGGTCCAGGTGTGATGGATGTATAACATCATGTGCACAGCATCAATGTTTGTTACAGTATCAAagcagataattaaaataaatgagcaAGATCATCACGTAATCAGCCAAAAAATCCTATTGTATGAAAATGATGAATTCCTAATTAACAATACTACGTGCCTCATTTACGAAAGAACACTAAACATTGTGGTGCAGTGTGAGGGAGTCTTGGAcattatcactcacaatacatgtagtgtgcacgctatggtatgtaaattaagCACATAGTGTGCatgtaaatgaatgcattctctgttagtaaatggggcagtacattttgatttatggTGCATGTTAGGCTCACTATTTAATGTGCACGTTACATCTACATATGCTGACCTTTTGTAAATGAGTCCCAATGTCATGAAACTGTTTCtcatttttgtttgcattactttttttttttagcattgaagTATAACAACCTTGACACTTCACCTTCAACAAAAGACTACTGGGTGACTACAGGTATATGGTGCTGTTTGTGAAActtagtagatcatctctttaaCTGCTATTCGCTTACCGAAATGAGAACCTGTAACAGCAATCATTTACTGAAATGTTCTTATTCAAGATTCGGTCTCACAGCTGCCTTTGAAGTCCATTCCAATTACTGTGGACCAATAATATTAAGCAGTGGACTGGGCAGACGTAAAGTGTTCAACGTACATGTCCAGAATGAAAATGTAAAAGGGGATCTAGATTATGAAAAGCTAAATGATAGCACTAAGACGTTATTTAATGGCCATGCTAGAGAGCCATGTTGACTAAGAAGATTATTTTCAAGGTTTATGATTGTCATGTCATATTAATCGGCACTAGTTTTACAACTTTGTGTGCGAATAGAAAAGAGCTCCTGAAGCATAAAGTAAAAAGACACTTTGATTTTGCATGTAATCCTGTGCCCTgtcttttgttttactttgtgaaCCTCAAGTCATTCAAAACGTTGATAATTCCTCCCTGAATGGAAACTACCAGAGCTTTGCCAGCCTGATGGAGCAGCGGCTGGCAGAACTCCTTGTGATCGCCCAACAGCAGGGAAGACGGTTCAGGCGAGCCACCACAGTGGGGAGCTACACTGTTCAGGTTAGACGTGAGCAATATTAGATACCAAGCATTTCAGTTTAATGTAGGGAATAGTTACCTGTACGCTACAGGACTTCTTACACCATGTCCCTGTATTAAAAGGGAAAACGATGCACTGAACTATGTGGTAAGATAGGGTGAACATCTTAGGTCGGTGCGTGGTGGATATCGAGCTGTATAAAGAAAGAAAGTAGTTTGTCAAGTGCTATATACAGCTTAGGgctaaaaacagaataaataacatATCTGGGTCTCAAATAACTCCCTCTCCACCAGACGTTCTATGGAAATCAGCCAGTTAGGAAGTTAtttcctgttaaaacaaaattgtaGTAACATGCAGTAACAACATCATTTTGTCATAACAATTTCTGTATCTAAAATCGAAAACACAGCCCAAAcaatttataaataaactgaaagCATAGATTGTCCGTCCTTAATGTTTCACTGTTAATTATAATACAGGCATTGTATTAACAGTGCTGTCTTCTTTCCCCAGATGGTGGAAATGAAGCGTGTTGAAGGTGCAAAGAACCCCGTTGCATTGACCTACTATGCCCTGCAGAATGGCACCCCATTGCTAGGCACTACCACAGCGAAAATCCTCAACACTATAGACTCCCAGACCATGGCCTTAACACTGGGCTACTTTGTGCAGCAGCAGGCGGAACGTTTGTACtctcatttgttttcttctttatcCAAGTATTTTAGGTTTGGCATTGCATGCAGGGGTGCAGTAGACAAGGGACCTGCATTGTGCActtatttcaaatgtttcaatAGGGAAAACTGGCCTGAGTCACTTCAGTTACAAGTGTGATCTTAAGAACAGCACAGAAGGCAGTACCAGCAACACACTCTGAGATaaattgaatatacagtacattatacatGTGCAATTCAACCGAAATAAATAGATATTATCAGACTTTTCAGCACAGACTAAAGGAACCATGAAGGTACTACCACAACACCTGCTGCTTGAGCAAACCTTACTCATCAGGGGTGACCTAATTAGATTTCTCAGAGTTGGTTTACTGCACTACAGCTACAGTGAGTAGATTAGCTTTTTGTGCCCCACGTGTGAATCAGCAAGAATGCTGTGCCTAAAAAAATATACCcattatttaacaatgtttacAAGAATGACAATAACTGAAGATGTCAAGTCAACATCATACAATAAAAATGCCTTAACTTATCCTTTCTGTATCCACTGCATGTATAGTGAGATTGTGTCTTGGTGTTTACACAGCTGTGGTAAAGAATCCCCCAAATAACCTGTGGATCATTGCGGCAGTGCTAGCTCCCATTGCTGTGGTCACtgttatcatcatcattatcactgcagtgctgtgtcgGAAGAACAAGAACGACTTCAAATCTGACACCTTGGCCAACATGCACCAGCGGGCCAAGGTAAGCACTTGGGTACAAATGTGCAATAGGGACAAGGAGTCTTGGAAATTTGTAGTACAAATGGAATAGAGATAATGAGGAATAATTGGAACTGCATTCGATTGGCATGCACGCTTCCTCTAAAGGAATATAGCTTGGATGATTGAGCCACCTTGGGTCACATACAGCGTGCACCTCTTGTATACTACCTTAGAAGAAACCACCATTGAATAGCATATAGAATACTATAACTGGAGTATACAGCTCACTTTATGTATTCTATATATAACACACAGAATTTGTCGTAAAATGTACAAACGAATGGGCATTATAATCTGTAAGTTATGGTAAACATTGCATTTATGCATTTTGAGGTTGCactgaaaatcaatttttttcacaaatgcttTTTCCGCTTTTGCTATTGTGTAGGTGTCTGATGTGTTTGCTGATCTCAACGATACATGCTAATAAGTTACCAACACACAAGGCATAATAATAAAGGGATTTCCCTCAACTCACATTTCCTTTGTGGTACAGAGAGCCAAGAATAGTTTTTTAGCTTTGGTTGAATAAATTACTGCTATGTGCTTAAATGTAACACATGTAATGGTCTGTGAAGGACGAAACGTTTTGCTTTGACAAAATTCATTCTTATGAAGGTTTGAACTGAACTGAGAAACATAAAAATTCACCTAATCAGGATAATTTTTTCTGACTAAATTACCACCAAAACATAATGTGGGATTTCAAAATCATGTTAGCAGTGGTA
Encoded proteins:
- the LOC121294321 gene encoding UPF0606 protein KIAA1549L-like isoform X1, which produces MTTVQTMDKDIPVTHTTSMVPSVATEYISSSFSDYSTMGSAETSKPTKLTSTGSPAVMTTSQVNQNKTDLTTNDVFTGDIRSTVLSVSPSVTTEHPTPASATTMSRNTHVSSRITTTTVSQTTKEVTGNFSSQTTLLYSTKATVSTSSPTSTSAAFITVDEISTISDSQQTVSNSVTSSTGVTVSINGSVQSPTTVKDKTTSLTSAFPTMGSTVPSSTEDTTSAPLPTKNGTGIISTRQSTVSSFVSVSETAFTLSTIKPEVTTEVTTSQTHTTGPPHFSTMTPAHTSTTKLTSPTVFSTEHMTSLLSTPESTVSSSFTAKVTEETSTKNQTTIPIATSTIQELSTLTDPTENITIPSTSSLPNLPSTVASSASTVASSAQSTVNVSFSTASPTTKDATDRTTIFNSSSPIVSTHSTFITGDKTSTVSDSQQTTSVFDGVASSTSMSDTTSGSVTERSTNAFTSEVATTLYTTDSASGSSYPSPTAVTDKTSTATAVSSFTSAFPTMASTLPSSTGDTTSGPLPTENGTGVVTGTQTTVSSLVTTHTTSGSSDFTSVHSSVEPTSTWSPTEFTKWSSTLATTSPTEVTSTVSSSVTTNATSGSLTSPGNSSTMPTSEPYTGTESINGSTTLATTDWLSRSTEVSSTKPEDTTEVSTFKTSTEPTISSTITSANTSPTANVTTSAITDATAMANSSSTSDITVSSTFKTLVTQDTSSESELTSTVSPVTTPQGLTTMITPNTTNTQTTLSSSVSVNSSSTTESVGSTASMTTLEVKPNETTPDQTTIYLSSTASNINMTTVSEVKPNETTPDQTTIYLSSTASNINMTTVSEVKPNETTPDQTTIYLSSTASNINMTTISASPSTESPTTLLIQFSSPISASESTETATSETISPTERTTSMLSSPSASPEVSTFQTHSTEPPLSSSMTASHTSPTEIPSTVFPTANVTHSLITEEMTTGDIAPTSGSTVSSSLATEGTSPESETTPSVSSLTSTTVPVNTTTADTVETTSTQLTPASTTHTTHVTVTNVTPPYTPTATLATPTTTMVSTIQTDTPPITTTQLVTDTEAVVTSGGTSITTETTKISSSPLVTITGALTSMITMSSQTTRDTASTVQSTTRPPSTTAVKPPLECKITERIWVKTVLSLNLRRNRVDDALKQNLRTGLTQALQNAFNSSEVHAQIESLTGTTNVTVGYYATNDRTVYITAVVIKALTDYGDLMSDIKQHVTNVQSLPIPVAPWIPTPAVWMQLKTVLRFVGAADNIQSCNFVQTMEQRLQNAFAEAESKVLNANNNLTVQILSTSQSAESPAVTLIYVVQNQSVMLNGTTSSSLLNQLTAELVGYYLFFPPLIIAEPLKYNNLDTSPSTKDYWVTTVIQNVDNSSLNGNYQSFASLMEQRLAELLVIAQQQGRRFRRATTVGSYTVQMVEMKRVEGAKNPVALTYYALQNGTPLLGTTTAKILNTIDSQTMALTLGYFVQQQAEPVVKNPPNNLWIIAAVLAPIAVVTVIIIIITAVLCRKNKNDFKSDTLANMHQRAKPVQGFDYAKQHLGQQGGEEEASPVTQETGVLPLPVRDAPLSQERGISQDGSTTKTTMTSEIRKSRLPSGDVSVISNTSGKPNTGRISPQKMKKEELKKKNVPMSDEEDGAVLFDRVSRSSPDPYDTSSGSLQLISIKPLAAPPSYSHPDSDRSQESAVINGEVNKALKQKSDIEHYRNKLRLKAKRKGYYDFPALDGNSKSLPQKQRHMYEKAQMELDKILDPDEDMSSTYVKSKNRQSHMKNPAYRSRQSLNSPSPGGTEMDLLVTRERPRRGIRNSGYDTEPELIEETNVDHVAGPRGYTRGRQVKGHSETSTLSSQPSIDEVRQQMHLLLEEAFSLASAGQVTANRQQGQYNPVQQLPFSEVVTSAPGTMNRPRGAVQWVPASSDLYQYSLPRPAFRFSQLSDMALGSPPPPVPPRSGPAVVTSLRRFFPVRSTSDIGTKTRTSEPIGPEHQSQHDAAPFVPVTRASVSTASVDQPVSNYSGNPAPAVYAIPANRPGYSGYFIPTPPTPYRSQTWMPYPAEGNVPSQWAEAVPLPGYVEAYPHSRYQQNSPVRLPRHYNQASSLHPSLDQALTPSTTASQQSLAENDTSDTSLTNISTAALVKAIREEVAKLAKKQTDMFEFQV